From the Nocardiopsis changdeensis genome, one window contains:
- a CDS encoding DUF397 domain-containing protein, with product MQTTTVEGPKSWHKSTYSQGVTNCVEVAEGPTTAVRDTQNRELGHLVFPGGEWAALLKAAA from the coding sequence ATGCAGACCACCACGGTCGAGGGACCGAAGTCCTGGCACAAGAGCACGTACAGCCAGGGCGTCACGAACTGTGTGGAGGTCGCGGAGGGGCCGACCACGGCCGTCCGCGACACCCAGAACCGGGAGCTGGGGCACCTCGTGTTCCCCGGCGGCGAGTGGGCCGCGCTCCTGAAGGCGGCCGCCTGA
- a CDS encoding peptidoglycan-binding domain-containing protein yields the protein MATTVNNSLSGVTGTQPSASSLARTARAGAVGILSPSRALYSATQTVHGLTTVQLSTGYHRGDTPRLGPIALPATGPWWARWYAWMPPLQDAGYGINEVRWHVHFPGTGLGYVTHATAAGNAGTRLQPSGLASAAINWDTETGSAVATGQWWRIELEYTGTDLISRIYPGHSTTGARVHTWLNRDVGRSLEVTGYRYRRGVLLQQGATDATTGGQVSFRQQQLIDLGYLAPGGADGQYGPGTATAVQSFQLAYGLVPADGEIGPETGAAMDLAIWVLKAQPTPPPLYLSHVAVSDSGPLGPAALPGGDAVAALGALLTPASGTKHAAGEAVAALGALASPSGGRGGNALAVLGASGVVDGAKAGAGEAVASLGTITEADGTKHAFGQAVAQLGVVGTVQGTKHTAGSAIAQLALTTEAHQLIEPVPPVQAVARIVHQPEGTARPSGRLGGAAHPTSRIDGTASRR from the coding sequence GTGGCGACCACGGTCAACAACTCCCTGTCCGGGGTCACCGGAACCCAGCCGTCCGCGTCCTCGCTGGCGCGGACGGCTCGGGCCGGGGCCGTCGGCATTCTCTCGCCCAGCAGGGCGCTGTACTCCGCCACCCAGACCGTGCACGGCCTCACCACCGTGCAGCTGTCCACCGGCTACCACCGGGGCGACACACCCCGCCTCGGACCCATCGCCCTGCCCGCCACGGGCCCGTGGTGGGCGCGCTGGTACGCCTGGATGCCGCCGCTACAGGACGCCGGGTACGGCATCAACGAAGTCCGCTGGCACGTCCATTTCCCAGGGACGGGCCTCGGGTACGTCACCCACGCGACCGCCGCCGGCAACGCCGGGACGCGCCTCCAGCCGTCCGGGCTCGCGTCAGCGGCGATCAACTGGGACACCGAGACCGGATCGGCCGTGGCCACCGGGCAGTGGTGGCGGATCGAGCTGGAGTACACCGGCACGGACCTGATCAGCCGCATCTACCCCGGGCACTCCACCACCGGCGCCCGCGTCCACACCTGGTTGAACCGGGACGTCGGCCGGTCCCTCGAGGTGACCGGGTACCGGTACCGGCGCGGAGTCCTGCTCCAGCAGGGCGCCACCGACGCCACCACCGGCGGCCAGGTGTCGTTCCGCCAACAGCAGCTCATCGACCTCGGATACCTGGCGCCGGGCGGCGCGGACGGCCAGTACGGGCCCGGCACCGCCACCGCGGTGCAGAGCTTCCAACTGGCCTACGGCCTGGTCCCGGCGGACGGCGAGATCGGTCCGGAGACCGGCGCGGCCATGGACCTGGCCATCTGGGTACTCAAGGCTCAGCCGACCCCGCCGCCGCTGTACCTGTCCCACGTGGCGGTGTCGGACTCCGGCCCGCTCGGGCCCGCGGCACTCCCGGGCGGTGATGCGGTCGCCGCCCTGGGGGCGCTGCTCACCCCGGCCTCGGGCACCAAGCACGCTGCCGGTGAAGCGGTGGCGGCCCTCGGGGCGTTGGCGTCGCCGTCCGGCGGCCGCGGCGGCAACGCCCTGGCGGTCCTCGGGGCGTCCGGGGTCGTCGACGGGGCCAAGGCCGGCGCGGGTGAAGCGGTCGCGTCGCTCGGGACCATCACCGAGGCGGACGGCACGAAGCATGCCTTCGGCCAGGCCGTCGCGCAGCTCGGCGTTGTCGGCACCGTGCAGGGCACCAAGCACACCGCGGGCTCCGCCATCGCGCAGCTGGCGCTCACCACCGAGGCGCACCAGCTGATCGAGCCGGTACCGCCGGTGCAGGCCGTCGCCCGCATCGTGCACCAGCCGGAGGGGACCGCGCGGCCGTCCGGCCGCCTCGGTGGAGCCGCACACCCGACCAGCCGCATCGACGGCACCGCGAGCAGGAGGTGA
- a CDS encoding phage tail fiber protein: MAFQTVALDRTLEGLVAGAVTASMHTTDGGTTGTGEVTGGTYARQPITWDPASGGQIDAAAQITFDIPGGHTVTHLGLWDASGTPVWQGSIKLSTPESYGAAGTYTVLLVRVTQSDITPA; encoded by the coding sequence ATGGCGTTTCAGACCGTCGCCCTCGACAGGACCCTCGAAGGTCTCGTTGCTGGCGCCGTCACCGCGTCCATGCACACCACCGACGGCGGCACCACCGGCACCGGCGAAGTCACCGGCGGCACCTACGCCCGCCAGCCGATCACCTGGGACCCCGCCAGCGGCGGACAGATCGACGCCGCCGCGCAGATCACCTTCGACATCCCCGGCGGCCACACCGTGACCCACCTGGGCCTGTGGGACGCCTCCGGCACCCCCGTATGGCAAGGCTCCATCAAGTTGTCCACCCCGGAGAGCTACGGGGCGGCGGGCACGTACACGGTCCTCCTGGTCCGCGTGACCCAGTCGGACATCACTCCGGCGTAG
- a CDS encoding peptidoglycan recognition protein family protein, with the protein MPRPPLYISREDLGWSATSPAAYADPKSGLVVHYDGSDQGLVNGDLDDFLDYWQRTRDFHTGPSRNWRDVGYSFAATPQGHVVEGRGLHREQAAQPGGNTTHYSVTLGLGPGETPTDDQINAVRWLRQWLMEDHGVSGKVLGHRDFIATSCPGDRAYALVKDGTFTQAPGAISTEGDNPLIGLREGDGKATGKKEEVIAVQRLGTFAGFGSYLAPYGCDGEWGPATSEMMLALRHSVGSSVTNASSITGTAYAHLIQAVAIAEARKLIAGGGGGGALPATAEISGTVKLKGA; encoded by the coding sequence ATGCCCCGACCACCGCTCTACATCAGCCGGGAGGACCTCGGGTGGTCCGCCACCTCCCCGGCCGCCTACGCCGACCCGAAGTCCGGTCTCGTCGTCCACTACGACGGCAGCGACCAGGGGCTCGTCAACGGCGACCTCGACGACTTCCTCGACTACTGGCAGCGCACCCGCGACTTCCACACCGGCCCGTCCCGCAACTGGCGGGACGTCGGGTACAGCTTCGCCGCGACCCCTCAGGGCCACGTGGTGGAGGGCCGGGGGCTCCACCGGGAGCAGGCCGCCCAGCCGGGCGGCAACACCACGCACTACTCGGTGACGCTCGGGCTGGGCCCCGGCGAGACCCCGACCGACGACCAGATCAACGCCGTCCGCTGGCTCCGCCAGTGGCTCATGGAGGACCACGGCGTGTCCGGCAAGGTCCTGGGCCACCGCGACTTCATCGCCACCAGCTGCCCCGGCGACCGCGCCTACGCGCTCGTCAAGGACGGCACTTTCACCCAGGCGCCCGGCGCCATCAGCACAGAAGGAGACAATCCCTTGATCGGACTTCGCGAAGGCGACGGCAAGGCCACCGGCAAGAAGGAGGAGGTCATCGCCGTGCAGCGGCTCGGGACCTTCGCGGGCTTCGGCTCGTACTTGGCGCCCTACGGCTGCGACGGCGAGTGGGGGCCCGCGACGTCGGAGATGATGCTCGCGCTCCGCCACAGCGTCGGCTCCTCGGTCACGAACGCGAGCAGCATCACCGGCACCGCCTACGCGCACCTCATCCAGGCCGTCGCCATCGCGGAGGCCCGGAAGCTCATCGCGGGCGGCGGGGGTGGGGGCGCTCTCCCCGCGACTGCCGAGATCAGCGGCACCGTGAAGCTGAAGGGGGCCTGA
- a CDS encoding phage tail protein, protein MAMNVGELVATMDLEDRGYSRGLAGAAAEARVAANRIEDALDDIDASGAGARSGQGFGNGLLGAIRGERPRLMSAGADAGGGLSSGLTKAFGAISSNVWVMVGVVGVALAALPLLGATVGLGLALAFGGAIAGVGLAAAAQAQEVQDAFSDLKDNVVRDLKRMAEPLQGTLVDVAGDLQGLFDSLSPHLESAFAEMAPVLSEFSELLFGAFEGAGPVIDEATEAFNSLLGALGPDLEESLGGIWESLSDLFGTIKENPEPFAGIITGAIDLVGKIIKLVDWLSIAYVWINENIPGGLLGLLSPMVLLGTTLTDTAGKAGGFRDAIMEMAGSLSSAWEYIRGGAEELWEALQPILEDLWEALASSDILETIREWWSQLGEIFSLGGELIGEILSKAAEFLTWIWENFGTEIIGILEGLWEIISGIVSGGLEVIKGILNTVLGLITGDWDRAWNGVKQIGAGIWEALKGIIGGAIKIISNGLSATLKFIQGIWNSAWGSVKSTANNIWSGIVGAWNGLKNATSAAWSWMKSKITSLFSQALSTVRSKLSSWSSVGRDMIQGVINGVTGAAGRLYSKLRGIASSALESAKEALGISSPSRVMRDQVGRWIPEGIAAGLQLGQARLDSATYRMAAGIADSMTGALAVPGQRSAADGIPGPDRGGKDPAVWVEHFHATERMSPHDVGEALYGLVSARRGV, encoded by the coding sequence TTGGCGATGAACGTGGGCGAACTGGTCGCCACCATGGACCTCGAGGACCGGGGGTACAGCAGAGGACTCGCCGGTGCGGCCGCGGAGGCGCGCGTCGCCGCCAACCGCATCGAGGACGCGCTCGACGACATCGACGCCTCCGGCGCCGGGGCCCGCTCGGGCCAGGGGTTCGGGAACGGCCTCCTGGGCGCGATCCGCGGGGAGCGGCCGCGGCTGATGAGCGCCGGGGCCGATGCCGGCGGGGGCCTCAGCAGCGGGCTCACGAAGGCGTTCGGCGCGATCTCGTCGAACGTGTGGGTGATGGTTGGCGTGGTGGGCGTGGCCCTGGCGGCGCTGCCCCTGCTCGGCGCCACGGTCGGGCTCGGGCTCGCGCTCGCGTTCGGCGGTGCCATCGCCGGTGTGGGCCTGGCCGCGGCCGCCCAGGCCCAGGAGGTCCAGGACGCGTTCTCGGACCTGAAGGACAACGTCGTCCGCGACCTGAAGCGGATGGCCGAACCCCTGCAAGGGACCCTGGTCGACGTCGCCGGGGACCTGCAAGGCCTTTTTGACTCCCTTTCCCCGCATCTCGAATCCGCTTTTGCGGAAATGGCGCCGGTCCTTTCCGAATTCTCGGAACTCCTTTTCGGGGCCTTCGAGGGCGCGGGCCCGGTCATTGATGAAGCCACCGAGGCTTTCAACTCCCTCCTCGGAGCACTCGGCCCAGACCTGGAGGAATCCCTAGGGGGAATTTGGGAATCCCTTTCGGACCTCTTCGGGACCATCAAGGAGAACCCGGAGCCTTTCGCCGGGATCATCACCGGTGCGATCGACCTGGTCGGCAAGATCATTAAATTGGTCGACTGGCTCAGCATCGCCTACGTCTGGATCAATGAGAACATCCCGGGCGGCCTCCTAGGGCTGCTCTCCCCCATGGTCCTCCTCGGGACGACCCTTACCGACACCGCCGGAAAGGCCGGGGGATTCCGGGACGCCATCATGGAAATGGCGGGCTCGCTGTCGTCGGCGTGGGAGTACATCCGAGGCGGGGCGGAGGAGCTCTGGGAGGCGCTCCAGCCGATCCTAGAGGACCTGTGGGAGGCCCTGGCCTCCTCCGACATCCTCGAGACCATCCGCGAGTGGTGGTCCCAGCTGGGCGAGATCTTCAGCCTCGGCGGGGAGCTGATCGGGGAAATCCTCTCCAAGGCAGCAGAATTCCTCACCTGGATTTGGGAGAACTTCGGCACCGAGATCATCGGAATCCTAGAGGGACTCTGGGAGATCATTTCCGGGATCGTCTCGGGCGGCCTCGAAGTCATCAAGGGAATCCTAAATACCGTCCTCGGGCTCATCACCGGGGACTGGGATCGCGCCTGGAATGGCGTCAAGCAAATCGGCGCCGGAATCTGGGAAGCCCTCAAGGGCATCATCGGCGGAGCCATCAAGATCATCTCGAACGGCCTTTCCGCCACCCTGAAATTCATCCAGGGGATTTGGAATTCCGCCTGGGGCTCCGTGAAGTCCACGGCCAACAACATCTGGTCCGGGATCGTCGGCGCGTGGAATGGACTGAAAAACGCCACGTCCGCAGCGTGGTCGTGGATGAAATCCAAGATCACGAGCCTTTTCAGCCAGGCGCTTTCCACGGTCCGCTCGAAGCTGTCCTCCTGGTCGTCGGTCGGCCGGGACATGATCCAGGGCGTGATCAACGGCGTGACCGGCGCCGCGGGCAGGCTCTACAGCAAGCTCCGCGGCATCGCCTCGAGCGCGCTGGAGTCGGCCAAGGAGGCCCTGGGGATCTCCTCCCCGTCTCGCGTGATGCGTGACCAGGTCGGCCGGTGGATTCCCGAGGGCATCGCGGCCGGCCTCCAGCTGGGGCAGGCCCGGCTGGATTCGGCCACGTACCGGATGGCGGCGGGCATCGCGGACAGCATGACCGGCGCCCTGGCGGTGCCCGGCCAGCGGTCCGCCGCGGACGGCATCCCCGGCCCGGACCGGGGCGGCAAGGACCCGGCGGTGTGGGTGGAGCACTTCCACGCCACCGAGCGCATGTCGCCGCACGACGTCGGAGAGGCCCTGTACGGGCTCGTGAGCGCACGGAGGGGGGTCTGA
- a CDS encoding phage tail tube protein → MVLHQVPARSIILEVSDGATTPVWTEVGGKLTVTVNRAENEEFVDTTTMESNGFYSQDKMQEGATLTLEGRLVKDDTTGALEPGQALVTANASGKFGIESHAMYRFRYPMDTEWTVWDATTSVGEQGGNHNENTSFNATLSRSGPSTTVAVL, encoded by the coding sequence ATGGTCCTGCACCAGGTGCCCGCGCGGAGCATCATCCTCGAAGTCAGCGACGGCGCCACCACCCCCGTGTGGACCGAGGTCGGCGGAAAGCTCACCGTGACCGTGAACCGGGCGGAGAACGAGGAGTTCGTCGACACCACGACCATGGAGTCGAACGGCTTCTACTCCCAGGACAAGATGCAGGAGGGCGCCACCCTCACCCTCGAGGGCCGTCTCGTCAAGGACGACACGACCGGCGCCCTCGAGCCGGGGCAGGCCCTCGTCACGGCCAACGCGAGCGGCAAGTTCGGCATCGAGAGCCACGCCATGTACCGGTTCAGGTACCCGATGGACACCGAGTGGACCGTCTGGGACGCCACCACCAGCGTGGGAGAACAGGGCGGCAACCACAACGAAAACACCAGCTTCAACGCCACCCTGAGCCGGTCCGGGCCCAGCACCACCGTGGCGGTGCTCTGA
- a CDS encoding minor capsid protein, giving the protein MTLTDEIGLLLDELGVGEYRLDGSAGGNLFATSLPLAPDVALAIALYGDGADALGGLPEDDVRVQLRIRGTKDNPAPGEALAQAAYDALNGLMYRALPGGTWLQMAVCQGGAPAYIGRDENGRHEWTVNVRLVLERPTTARPGF; this is encoded by the coding sequence GTGACCCTGACCGACGAGATCGGCCTCCTCCTGGACGAGCTGGGCGTCGGCGAGTACCGGCTCGACGGGAGCGCTGGCGGGAACCTGTTCGCCACGTCCCTACCGCTCGCTCCTGACGTCGCTTTGGCCATCGCCCTGTATGGGGACGGCGCCGACGCCCTGGGCGGCCTGCCCGAGGACGACGTCCGCGTGCAGCTGCGCATCCGCGGCACCAAGGACAACCCCGCCCCGGGGGAGGCCCTGGCCCAGGCCGCCTACGACGCCCTCAACGGGCTCATGTACCGGGCGCTCCCGGGCGGCACCTGGCTCCAGATGGCCGTCTGCCAGGGCGGCGCTCCGGCCTACATCGGCCGGGACGAGAACGGCCGGCACGAGTGGACGGTGAACGTCCGCCTGGTGCTGGAGCGCCCCACGACGGCCCGGCCCGGATTCTGA
- a CDS encoding major capsid protein, with protein MPVTLAEAKNNTTDAVDLAVIDEFRKESTILDTLIWDDAVNPSGGGATLTYGYRRLITQPTASTRAINSEYTPQNVTTERYTTDLAVMGGSFEVDRIVGEIGPAASGAVELNMSQKIKATRTQFQDLVINGDTAVDANGFDGLDKALTGSTTEFGATSVTDWSDLDTDASVKHKALDTLDEWLGLLDGMPTVILGNRAALAKIRAIVRRTGMYVRNPVDGLVDQFGRPVVRESYGGAIFADPGDKAGSNSPIIPVEGRTVGGTAETGLTDLYAYRVDMSGFHGVSTTGGVRIRQWPPDFSTAGAVKLGEVELGPVAVALKSTKAAAVLRNVKVA; from the coding sequence ATGCCCGTCACTCTCGCGGAAGCGAAGAACAACACCACCGACGCCGTGGACCTGGCCGTCATCGACGAGTTCCGCAAGGAATCGACGATCCTGGACACCCTGATCTGGGACGACGCGGTCAACCCGTCCGGGGGCGGCGCGACCCTCACCTACGGGTACCGGCGCCTGATCACCCAGCCCACCGCCTCCACCCGCGCCATCAACAGCGAGTACACCCCGCAGAACGTCACCACCGAGCGGTACACCACCGACCTCGCGGTCATGGGTGGAAGCTTCGAGGTCGACCGCATCGTCGGGGAGATCGGCCCCGCGGCCAGCGGCGCCGTCGAGCTGAACATGAGCCAGAAGATCAAGGCGACCCGCACCCAGTTCCAGGACCTCGTCATCAACGGTGACACCGCCGTGGACGCGAACGGGTTCGACGGCCTCGACAAGGCCCTCACCGGCTCCACCACGGAGTTCGGGGCGACCTCCGTCACCGACTGGTCGGACCTGGACACCGACGCCTCGGTGAAGCACAAGGCCCTCGACACCCTCGACGAGTGGCTCGGGCTGCTCGACGGCATGCCGACCGTCATCCTCGGGAACCGGGCCGCGCTCGCGAAGATCCGCGCCATCGTGCGCCGGACCGGCATGTACGTCCGCAACCCCGTCGACGGCCTCGTCGACCAGTTCGGCCGACCCGTCGTGCGGGAGTCCTACGGCGGCGCCATCTTCGCGGACCCGGGCGACAAGGCCGGCAGCAACTCCCCGATCATCCCGGTCGAGGGCCGAACCGTGGGCGGCACCGCCGAGACCGGCCTCACCGACCTCTACGCCTACCGCGTGGACATGAGCGGCTTCCACGGCGTGTCCACCACCGGCGGGGTCCGCATCCGCCAGTGGCCGCCGGACTTCTCCACCGCGGGCGCGGTCAAGCTCGGTGAGGTCGAACTCGGTCCCGTGGCGGTCGCCCTGAAGTCGACCAAGGCCGCGGCCGTCCTGCGCAACGTGAAGGTGGCCTAA
- a CDS encoding phage minor capsid protein, with the protein MPGVNPDDVDEIVANVAAIYREGELALLREIRDHLREHPGAPTAFAQPRADALASLRRAAGAVQTALTGNGSTALRQAVADAWRLGTRAAVADLPAAWFPASGLSQAAEAARDLVPQQGAIQALAAALVRDVGQVVQNILRDTLDAYRSAIAGATARMLAGGQTRRDATQAAWAALVNRGILGFTDRSGRRWRLSSYVEMATRTASARAAVEGQTSRLEDLGVKYVYVSDHAQECQLCRPWEGKILFRGEATVGTAAPNPLRPRAWVTVHPAGTLAEARAAGLFHPNCRHSVSAYLPGVTQIPRATAQPEQYKARMRQREIERKIRKWKEQEAAATTDEAKKAARRKVLDWQREMRKHLDDHPELKRLRYREQIGAGSTPPGGDTSNPATPLGPDVQPDLFNPAGGVRAADQPRQAGPLLAVNPAPNPAEEAHRQQLEAARQAARSAAQQARSAPLGPGFIRLGDLIPDDYDDALNREDEIRDALTDVLESRDYNGFTIAISSTDINEDETQFSADIHSQNDTYVGTVERTFRREGGGILYAIHDYLNLDRSVRGQGFAEAWNGFLERWYRHSGFERIEVHANIDVGGYTWARQGFTWADEHDAIDLANQLERELARAETELASMASDDPDRPGLQFEIAAAEALLDRFNDEPFGSDDYPTAYELSQCGRQPQHTGRDASWIGKRAMLGSDWQGVKWL; encoded by the coding sequence GTGCCCGGTGTGAACCCCGACGACGTCGACGAGATCGTGGCGAACGTCGCTGCGATCTACCGTGAGGGGGAACTCGCGCTCCTGCGCGAGATCCGCGACCACCTCCGCGAGCACCCGGGCGCCCCGACCGCGTTCGCCCAGCCCCGGGCCGACGCGCTCGCGTCGCTCCGCCGGGCCGCCGGCGCGGTGCAGACGGCGCTGACGGGGAACGGGTCGACGGCGCTCCGCCAGGCCGTGGCCGACGCCTGGCGGCTGGGCACCCGGGCCGCGGTGGCGGACCTGCCCGCGGCCTGGTTCCCGGCGTCGGGGCTGTCGCAGGCGGCGGAGGCCGCCCGCGACCTGGTGCCCCAGCAGGGCGCGATTCAGGCGCTCGCGGCTGCGCTCGTGCGCGACGTCGGCCAGGTGGTGCAGAACATCCTGAGGGACACGCTCGACGCCTACCGGTCCGCGATCGCCGGGGCCACGGCCCGGATGCTGGCCGGCGGCCAGACCCGGCGGGACGCCACACAGGCCGCGTGGGCCGCCCTGGTGAACCGGGGCATCCTGGGGTTCACCGACCGGTCCGGGCGCCGGTGGCGGCTGTCCAGCTACGTCGAGATGGCGACCCGGACGGCGTCCGCGCGCGCGGCCGTCGAGGGGCAGACGTCCCGGCTCGAGGACCTGGGCGTGAAGTACGTGTACGTGTCCGACCACGCCCAGGAGTGCCAGCTGTGCCGCCCGTGGGAGGGCAAGATTCTGTTCCGCGGTGAGGCCACCGTGGGCACGGCCGCACCGAACCCGCTCCGCCCCCGGGCGTGGGTGACGGTCCACCCGGCCGGGACCCTGGCGGAGGCCAGGGCCGCGGGCCTGTTCCACCCGAACTGCCGCCACAGCGTGTCCGCGTACCTGCCGGGGGTCACCCAGATCCCGCGGGCGACCGCCCAGCCCGAGCAGTACAAGGCGCGGATGCGTCAGCGCGAGATCGAACGCAAGATCCGGAAGTGGAAGGAGCAGGAGGCCGCGGCCACCACGGACGAGGCCAAGAAGGCGGCCCGCCGGAAGGTCCTCGACTGGCAGCGCGAGATGCGCAAGCACCTCGACGACCACCCGGAGCTCAAGCGGCTCCGGTACCGGGAGCAGATCGGCGCGGGCTCCACCCCGCCCGGCGGCGACACCTCCAACCCGGCGACCCCGCTGGGTCCGGACGTGCAGCCGGACCTGTTCAACCCCGCCGGCGGGGTACGCGCGGCCGACCAGCCCCGCCAGGCCGGGCCGCTCCTGGCCGTCAACCCCGCCCCGAACCCTGCGGAGGAGGCCCACCGGCAACAGCTGGAGGCCGCCCGGCAGGCCGCCCGGTCCGCCGCCCAGCAGGCGCGATCCGCGCCCCTGGGGCCCGGGTTCATCCGGCTCGGGGACCTCATCCCCGACGACTACGACGACGCCCTCAACCGTGAGGACGAGATCCGCGACGCCCTCACCGACGTCCTCGAGAGCCGCGACTACAACGGGTTCACCATCGCCATCAGCAGCACCGACATCAACGAGGACGAGACCCAGTTCTCCGCCGACATCCACAGCCAGAACGACACCTACGTCGGGACGGTGGAGCGGACCTTCCGCCGGGAGGGCGGCGGCATCCTGTACGCCATCCACGACTATCTGAACCTCGACCGGTCGGTCCGCGGCCAGGGGTTCGCGGAGGCGTGGAACGGGTTCCTCGAGCGCTGGTACCGGCACAGCGGGTTTGAGAGGATCGAGGTCCACGCGAACATCGACGTGGGCGGGTACACGTGGGCGCGGCAGGGCTTCACCTGGGCGGACGAGCACGACGCCATCGACCTGGCGAACCAGCTGGAGCGGGAACTCGCCAGAGCGGAAACCGAGTTGGCGTCGATGGCGTCGGACGACCCGGACCGGCCGGGCCTGCAATTCGAGATCGCCGCGGCGGAGGCCCTGCTCGACCGGTTCAACGACGAGCCGTTCGGGTCCGACGACTACCCGACCGCGTATGAGCTGTCCCAGTGCGGCCGCCAGCCGCAGCACACCGGCCGGGATGCGTCCTGGATCGGTAAGCGCGCCATGCTGGGGTCCGACTGGCAAGGGGTGAAGTGGCTATGA
- a CDS encoding PBSX family phage terminase large subunit — protein sequence MSIKPLVGKQALSVQLATARMNIWEGTVRSSKTVCSLLAWLQFVRQAPPGNLLMVGKTERTLRRNIIDPLVEMLGSSRCKLNAGEGTLHLLGRRVYIAGANDERAQEKIRGMTLLGAYVDELSVLPESFWEMLRTRMSQAGARIYATTNPEGPFHWCKVKWLDRARLWVDRDDKLHRFDGDTVPLHRFSFKLTDNPHLDPEYRDDLIASSVGLWYRRLILGEWALAEGAVYDSFDPDRHVVDRLPEITRWVSCGIDYGTTNPFAAVLLGIGADRRMYVTSEYRWDSKKERAKKTDAQYSAALRDWLKRVPRPGEITGADHAQARGVRPEKTYVDPSAASFMTQLWADRHPGVATADNDVLDGIRTVSSVMGQDRLRIHRSATGLITELPAYAWDDDAAAKGEDKPVKAFDHSADALRYGLHSSAWLWRSTLKLPILELAA from the coding sequence ATGAGCATCAAGCCCCTCGTCGGCAAGCAGGCCCTGAGCGTGCAGCTGGCCACCGCCCGCATGAACATCTGGGAGGGCACCGTCCGGAGCAGCAAGACCGTGTGCTCCCTACTCGCCTGGCTCCAGTTCGTGCGCCAGGCCCCGCCCGGCAACCTCCTCATGGTCGGCAAGACCGAACGCACCCTCCGCCGCAACATCATCGACCCGCTGGTCGAGATGCTCGGGTCCTCCCGGTGCAAGCTCAACGCCGGAGAGGGCACCCTCCACCTCCTGGGCCGCCGCGTCTACATCGCGGGCGCGAACGACGAGCGCGCGCAGGAGAAGATCCGCGGCATGACCCTGCTCGGCGCCTACGTCGACGAGCTGTCCGTCCTCCCGGAAAGCTTCTGGGAGATGCTCCGCACCCGCATGAGCCAGGCCGGGGCGCGCATCTACGCCACGACCAACCCCGAGGGACCGTTCCACTGGTGCAAGGTCAAGTGGCTCGACCGAGCCCGCCTCTGGGTCGACCGAGACGACAAGCTCCACCGGTTCGACGGCGACACGGTGCCGCTGCACCGGTTCTCGTTCAAGCTCACCGACAACCCCCACCTCGACCCCGAGTACCGAGACGACCTCATCGCCTCGAGCGTGGGCCTCTGGTACCGGCGGCTGATCCTCGGAGAGTGGGCGCTCGCAGAGGGCGCCGTCTACGACAGCTTCGACCCCGACCGGCACGTCGTCGACCGGCTCCCCGAGATCACCCGATGGGTCTCGTGCGGCATCGACTACGGCACCACGAACCCGTTCGCCGCCGTCCTCCTGGGGATCGGCGCCGACCGCCGCATGTACGTCACCAGCGAATACCGGTGGGACTCGAAGAAGGAACGGGCGAAGAAGACCGACGCCCAGTACTCCGCCGCCCTCCGCGACTGGCTCAAGCGGGTACCGCGCCCCGGGGAGATCACCGGCGCCGACCACGCCCAGGCGCGCGGCGTCCGCCCCGAGAAGACCTATGTCGACCCGTCCGCCGCGTCGTTCATGACCCAGCTGTGGGCCGACCGGCACCCCGGCGTGGCCACCGCCGACAACGACGTCCTCGACGGCATCCGCACCGTGTCCTCGGTGATGGGCCAGGACCGGTTGCGCATCCACCGGTCCGCGACCGGCCTCATCACCGAACTCCCCGCCTACGCCTGGGACGACGACGCGGCCGCCAAGGGGGAGGACAAGCCGGTCAAGGCGTTCGACCACTCGGCTGACGCCCTCCGGTACGGGCTGCACAGCTCCGCGTGGCTGTGGCGGTCCACGCTCAAGCTCCCGATTCTCGAACTCGCCGCCTGA